GAACCAAAGTGTGTATGGCTGGTCCGTGCCATTTTGGGCGGTACCGGTTTTACCCGCTACCTCGACTCCGCTAATTCTGGCGTTCCCCGAAACACCATTAGAAACGGCGCCAACCATCATCTCAGTCATCGATTTGGCCGTCGTGGCAGACATCGGTTGCGAGAAGACGCTTGGGCTTGGTTGGTGCAAAACCGAAAGGTTTGCGGTCAATACGTTTTCAATCAGGTTTGGCTGCATCAGTACGCCCTTGTTGGCGATTGCGGCACTAACCATGGCCATCTGCAGTGGGGTTACTCGAACATCAAACTGGCCGAAAGCTGAAAGTCCGGTTTGGGCATCGTCCATACCGCTCGGATAAACGCTGGCCACCGAGGTCATCGGAAACTCGATGTTTTTACTAAAGCCAAAGAGGCCAGCCTGCGAGCTAATCCGGTTTTGCTTCAGCGCAATTCCCAGCTGGGCAAAAGGTACGTTGCACGAAAGTCGCAGGGCATCAGCAATGCTTACGGTAGCCGCGCCACCACATTTACCCTCGCCTGAGTTCATCACAACGGTGCTGGTACCCGGCAGCGTGTACTTGCTTGGGTTCGGAAAAGTGCTGTCGGCGGTGTATTCGCCGCTCTCTAGAGCTGCGGCGGCAACTACCAATTTGAAGACTGACCCGGGTGCGTAGAGCTCGCTGTAAGCACGATTGAGCAGCGGACCGTCTTCATCCTCGATCAAAGCCTTGTAGTTGGCGTTCGAGGTAGCGCCATCGTGAACCGCCAACTCAT
This portion of the Rhodoluna limnophila genome encodes:
- a CDS encoding peptidoglycan D,D-transpeptidase FtsI family protein translates to MNRELKRVSLVIFVMFLSLFISSTGIQVISADDLATDQRNVRSIYDSYKTQRGSILVDGKPIAESIPVDDVYRYNRVYSDEMYSSVTGFFSLYQGATGLESATNSYLTGQNSSQFFEQINALLSGTPVAGASVELTIDPDVQKAAWDALGDKKGAVVAINPTTGNILAMVSKPGFDANELAVHDGATSNANYKALIEDEDGPLLNRAYSELYAPGSVFKLVVAAAALESGEYTADSTFPNPSKYTLPGTSTVVMNSGEGKCGGAATVSIADALRLSCNVPFAQLGIALKQNRISSQAGLFGFSKNIEFPMTSVASVYPSGMDDAQTGLSAFGQFDVRVTPLQMAMVSAAIANKGVLMQPNLIENVLTANLSVLHQPSPSVFSQPMSATTAKSMTEMMVGAVSNGVSGNARISGVEVAGKTGTAQNGTDQPYTLWFTGFAPANNPQVAVAVVIADGGGLGQSGRGNSLAAPVAKKVMQAVLKK